One Candidatus Binatia bacterium genomic window carries:
- a CDS encoding DUF503 domain-containing protein, whose product MPLVVGVLKLTLYLPENHSLKGKRGVLNRIKSRVANTFNVSVAECDAHDLWQRAVLGFSRVGTDASEVDSALRQVVQFIDSLKLAELGEEELEILHF is encoded by the coding sequence GTGCCCTTGGTTGTCGGCGTTCTGAAGCTGACCCTGTATCTTCCCGAAAATCACAGCCTCAAAGGGAAGCGCGGGGTACTGAACCGTATAAAGAGCCGTGTCGCCAATACCTTCAATGTCTCGGTGGCGGAATGTGACGCTCACGATCTTTGGCAGCGCGCTGTTTTGGGCTTCAGTCGGGTGGGAACTGATGCCAGTGAAGTCGACTCGGCGTTAAGGCAAGTGGTGCAGTTCATCGATTCGCTGAAGCTGGCGGAGCTCGGCGAGGAAGAGCTCGAGATTCTACACTTTTAG